The Kwoniella dendrophila CBS 6074 chromosome 3, complete sequence genome contains a region encoding:
- a CDS encoding ribosomal protein L14, with amino-acid sequence MIGLKGLLNVIDNTGALKVECINVLKVKTRLKSAGTATVGDEIVCVVNKARPINANEVIKNPSSSSNIQKIRKGDVRRAVVVRVKKTVQRTDGSVVRFDDNAAVLLNNKGEMLGTRIVGPVAAELRKSKGGAAGAGGRWGKILMLAPKVV; translated from the exons ATGATTGGTTTAAAAGGTTTACTCAAT GTCATCGATAACACAGGAGCATTGAAAGTTGAATGTATCAATGTATTGAAAGTAAAGACAAGGTTGAAATCTGCAGGTACAGCTACAGTCG GGGATGAGATTGTATGTGTAGTAAATAAAGCAAGACCTATAAATGCGAATGAAGTAATTAAAAacccatcatcttcatcaaatatacaaaaaattCGTAAAGGTGATGTAAGAAGAGCTGTTGTTGTTAGAGTAAAGAAAACTGTACAAAGAACAGATGGAAGTGTAGTGAG ATTCGATGATAATGCAGCTGTTTTATTgaataataaaggtgaaatgttAGGTACGAGAATCGTTGGTCCAGTGGCAGCAGAattaagaaaatcaaaaggtggtgccgcaggtgcaggtggtaGATGGGGTAAAATATTGATGTTGGCACCgaag GTAGTATAG